A single region of the Halorussus gelatinilyticus genome encodes:
- the menD gene encoding 2-succinyl-5-enolpyruvyl-6-hydroxy-3-cyclohexene-1-carboxylic-acid synthase, protein MSDSPAPNRNTLWARTLVEELDAAGVEAVCIAPGSRSTPLTVAFAEHPEIRVFSHLDERSAAFFALGRAKRTGKPTPLVCTSGTAAANFHPAVIEASQSRVPMLVLTADRPPELRDSGANQTIDQQKLYGDSVRWYADLPEPEPEGRKLRSLRTTAARALSESTGTPPGPVHLNVPFRKPLEPVEVPGDVPESLADEAPLGAAGRTESDGSRRPFVRTAQGRPELAESEMEAVREAVESADRGLLVAGPADAPSPEREALADFAAATGFPILADPLSGHRFGHAGETPVLGGYDGYLESVGESWPDPDLVVRFGASPTSKVLRRYLEASDARQFLVDPAGGWREATFTATDLLAADPTRFARRIASGLDSSGSEGSGSDESGGESPETASWRERFAAAEEDYWRVVESAREERLFEGGVLSAVAEDAPDPATVMVSNSMPVRDLDRFGRPRAADLTVLGNRGASGIDGITSTGLGAGSATDDPLVLVTGDLAYYHDMNGLLAVARCGVDATVVEINNDGGGIFHMLPIEEFDPPFTEQFRTPHGLDYEPTGDLYGLDFERVADLESFRSAFEASVESAGTQVIEVATDAERSHRFREEVGDRVAERLE, encoded by the coding sequence ATGAGTGATTCTCCCGCCCCGAACCGCAACACCCTCTGGGCGCGGACCCTCGTCGAGGAACTGGACGCCGCGGGGGTCGAAGCGGTCTGTATCGCGCCCGGCAGTCGCTCGACGCCGCTGACGGTCGCCTTCGCCGAGCATCCGGAAATCCGAGTGTTCTCCCACTTGGACGAGCGCTCCGCCGCGTTCTTCGCCTTGGGGCGGGCCAAGCGCACCGGGAAGCCGACGCCGCTGGTCTGCACCTCCGGCACGGCGGCGGCGAACTTTCACCCCGCGGTCATCGAGGCCAGTCAGTCCCGCGTGCCGATGCTGGTCCTCACGGCCGACAGACCCCCGGAACTCCGGGACTCGGGCGCGAACCAGACCATCGACCAACAGAAGCTCTACGGCGACTCGGTGCGGTGGTACGCCGACCTGCCGGAGCCGGAACCCGAGGGCCGAAAGCTCCGGTCGCTCCGGACCACCGCGGCCCGCGCGCTGTCCGAATCGACCGGGACGCCGCCGGGACCGGTCCACCTCAACGTCCCGTTCCGCAAGCCGCTCGAACCGGTCGAGGTGCCCGGCGACGTGCCCGAGAGTTTGGCCGACGAAGCGCCGCTCGGCGCGGCGGGCCGGACCGAGAGCGACGGAAGTCGGCGGCCCTTCGTCCGGACCGCGCAGGGTCGCCCCGAGTTGGCCGAGAGCGAGATGGAGGCGGTTCGGGAAGCCGTCGAGAGCGCGGACCGCGGCCTGCTGGTCGCCGGTCCCGCGGACGCGCCGAGTCCCGAGCGCGAGGCGCTGGCCGACTTCGCGGCGGCGACCGGGTTCCCGATTCTGGCCGACCCGCTCTCGGGCCACCGGTTCGGACACGCCGGCGAAACGCCGGTTTTGGGCGGATACGACGGCTACCTCGAATCGGTCGGCGAGTCGTGGCCCGACCCCGACCTCGTAGTCAGGTTCGGTGCCTCCCCGACCTCGAAGGTCCTCCGGCGGTACTTGGAGGCCAGCGACGCCCGGCAGTTCCTCGTGGACCCCGCAGGCGGGTGGCGCGAGGCGACGTTCACCGCGACCGACCTGCTGGCGGCCGACCCGACGCGATTCGCTCGGCGAATCGCGTCGGGACTCGATTCGTCGGGAAGCGAGGGGTCGGGGAGCGACGAGTCCGGAGGCGAGTCGCCTGAGACCGCTTCGTGGCGCGAGCGCTTCGCCGCCGCCGAGGAGGACTACTGGCGGGTGGTCGAGTCGGCGCGCGAGGAACGACTCTTCGAGGGCGGCGTCCTCTCGGCGGTCGCCGAAGACGCGCCCGACCCCGCGACCGTGATGGTCTCGAACAGCATGCCGGTCCGGGACTTGGACCGGTTCGGGAGGCCGCGCGCGGCCGACCTGACGGTCCTCGGCAACCGGGGCGCGAGCGGCATCGACGGCATCACCAGCACCGGACTCGGTGCGGGGAGCGCGACCGACGACCCGCTGGTCCTCGTGACCGGCGACTTGGCGTACTACCACGACATGAACGGCCTGCTCGCGGTGGCGCGCTGCGGCGTGGACGCGACCGTCGTGGAGATAAACAACGACGGCGGGGGCATCTTCCACATGCTCCCCATCGAGGAGTTCGACCCGCCGTTCACCGAGCAGTTCCGGACGCCCCACGGACTCGACTACGAACCCACGGGCGACCTCTACGGACTGGACTTCGAGCGCGTCGCGGACCTCGAATCGTTCAGGTCGGCGTTCGAAGCGTCGGTCGAGAGCGCGGGGACGCAGGTTATCGAGGTCGCGACCGACGCCGAACGGAGCCACCGGTTCCGCGAGGAGGTCGGCGATCGCGTGGCCGAGCGGTTGGAGTGA
- a CDS encoding isochorismate synthase has product MESPPRDGQVSAEPIGSALVSRAVELPDCDPRPFLAGRDAPRIYWTSPYGPEFAGGGTAARIAAEGADRFETVREAADDLLSDLNYDGPEAARPRLFGGFAFHADHDPAPPWQGFGGGEFVLPRTQLTRANGETWLTVSARDASLEAVERELAEVREALTDARERATGTDLRNGGPPGVRSTTSTTTREEWAEQVSAAVSRIEAGDLRKVTLAQALAVELAGEISIPDALARLGESYPDCFRFCFEPTTHGAFFGATPERLATLRGRTVETDALAGSVGRGDTPEEDAELEASIEESEKMAHEHELVVETIRDQLSPVSGEVRVADRRVRKLATIQHLWTPIEADLSDDGHVLSIVEALHPTPAVGGLPPETALRTIRETESFDRGWYAAPVGWFDAEGDGTFAVGLRSAVTDGTTATLFAGNGIIADSDPDEEYEEVQLKYRPILDELEDE; this is encoded by the coding sequence ATGGAGTCTCCGCCCCGCGACGGACAGGTGTCGGCCGAACCGATCGGCTCCGCCCTCGTGAGCCGGGCAGTAGAGCTACCCGACTGCGACCCCCGACCGTTCCTCGCCGGGCGGGACGCGCCGAGAATCTACTGGACCAGCCCTTACGGTCCGGAGTTCGCCGGCGGCGGCACCGCGGCCCGAATCGCGGCCGAGGGTGCCGACCGCTTCGAGACGGTCCGCGAGGCCGCGGACGACCTCCTCTCGGACTTGAACTACGACGGTCCCGAGGCAGCCCGCCCGCGACTCTTCGGCGGGTTCGCGTTCCACGCGGACCACGACCCGGCCCCGCCGTGGCAGGGGTTCGGCGGCGGCGAGTTCGTCCTGCCGCGAACCCAGTTGACTCGCGCGAACGGCGAGACGTGGCTGACCGTCTCCGCGCGCGACGCCTCGCTCGAGGCGGTCGAGCGCGAACTCGCCGAGGTCCGCGAGGCGCTGACCGACGCCCGAGAGCGAGCGACCGGGACCGACCTCCGGAACGGCGGTCCGCCGGGCGTCCGCTCGACCACGTCAACCACGACCCGCGAGGAGTGGGCCGAGCAGGTCAGCGCCGCCGTCTCCCGCATCGAGGCGGGCGACCTCCGGAAGGTCACGCTCGCGCAGGCTCTCGCCGTCGAGTTGGCCGGCGAAATCTCGATTCCCGACGCGCTCGCGCGCCTCGGCGAGTCGTACCCCGACTGCTTCCGGTTCTGCTTCGAACCGACGACGCACGGCGCATTCTTCGGCGCGACCCCCGAACGGCTCGCCACCCTGCGCGGCCGGACCGTCGAGACCGACGCCCTCGCGGGGTCGGTCGGCCGCGGCGACACCCCCGAGGAGGACGCGGAACTCGAAGCCAGTATCGAGGAGAGCGAGAAGATGGCCCACGAACACGAGCTGGTCGTCGAGACCATCCGCGACCAGCTCTCGCCGGTCTCGGGCGAGGTCCGGGTAGCCGACCGCCGCGTCCGGAAGCTGGCGACCATCCAGCATCTCTGGACGCCCATCGAGGCCGACCTGAGCGACGACGGCCACGTCCTCTCCATCGTGGAGGCCCTGCATCCGACTCCCGCGGTCGGCGGTCTCCCGCCCGAGACGGCGCTCCGGACCATCCGCGAGACCGAGAGCTTCGACCGCGGGTGGTACGCCGCGCCCGTCGGCTGGTTCGACGCCGAGGGCGACGGCACCTTCGCGGTCGGCCTCCGCTCGGCGGTCACGGACGGTACCACGGCGACGCTGTTCGCCGGCAACGGCATCATCGCCGACAGCGACCCCGACGAGGAGTACGAGGAAGTGCAACTGAAGTACCGGCCGATTCTGGACGAACTGGAAGATGAGTGA
- a CDS encoding sulfite oxidase-like oxidoreductase, which yields MSVTDVTDLHEEFDGERLPPGQRKTSKFPVLSKSGTPDWNPETWEFTVSGAVEEELSFTWDEFRDLPSETQNQDFHCVTGWSKFDCDFTGVTFPDLAEMAGVQDDAVHVMFSALDGYTTNLPLSDCMREEVLFTYDFDGDALPEEHGGPLRVVTPHKYAYKGAKWVDGVEFLTEPERGYWEKRGYSNTANPWNEERYS from the coding sequence ATGAGCGTCACCGACGTCACCGACCTCCACGAGGAGTTCGACGGCGAACGCCTGCCGCCGGGCCAGCGCAAGACCAGCAAGTTCCCGGTCCTCTCGAAGAGCGGTACGCCAGACTGGAACCCAGAGACGTGGGAGTTCACGGTCTCCGGCGCGGTCGAGGAGGAACTGAGCTTCACGTGGGACGAGTTCCGGGACCTCCCGAGCGAGACCCAGAATCAGGACTTCCACTGCGTGACCGGCTGGAGCAAGTTCGACTGCGATTTTACGGGCGTCACGTTCCCCGACCTCGCGGAGATGGCTGGCGTGCAGGACGACGCGGTTCACGTCATGTTCTCCGCGCTCGACGGCTACACGACCAATCTTCCCCTCTCGGACTGCATGCGCGAGGAAGTCCTGTTCACCTACGACTTCGACGGCGACGCGCTCCCGGAGGAACACGGCGGTCCCCTGCGCGTGGTGACGCCCCACAAGTACGCCTACAAGGGAGCGAAGTGGGTGGACGGCGTGGAGTTCCTGACCGAACCCGAGCGCGGCTACTGGGAGAAGCGCGGCTACTCGAACACCGCGAACCCGTGGAACGAAGAGCGGTACAGTTAG
- a CDS encoding ribbon-helix-helix domain-containing protein, with protein MPKVEITIPEHLEMQIAQMVEQGEFVNREEAIEDLLSTGLKAYKTSGPMDDDDREPGIEDEGMMGHEDEYVF; from the coding sequence ATGCCGAAGGTAGAGATAACTATTCCGGAACATCTCGAAATGCAGATCGCCCAGATGGTCGAACAGGGCGAATTCGTGAACCGAGAGGAGGCCATCGAGGACCTGCTCTCGACCGGTCTGAAAGCCTACAAAACGAGCGGTCCGATGGACGACGACGACCGTGAACCGGGTATCGAAGACGAAGGGATGATGGGCCACGAGGACGAGTACGTCTTCTAA
- a CDS encoding UPF0058 family protein → MHKDELLELHEEMVLIMEYFQDQERVTDGLFDPYEELDVDPSHVHKSKSEHKHAVFVLGNALATAMSDDEFSEAGRIGKRMQELADDAESKI, encoded by the coding sequence ATGCACAAGGACGAGCTTCTGGAACTCCACGAGGAGATGGTCCTCATCATGGAGTACTTCCAAGACCAAGAGCGGGTCACGGACGGACTGTTCGACCCCTACGAGGAACTCGACGTAGACCCCTCGCACGTTCACAAATCGAAGAGCGAACACAAGCACGCCGTCTTCGTGTTGGGGAACGCGCTGGCCACGGCGATGAGCGACGACGAGTTCAGCGAGGCGGGCCGCATCGGAAAACGGATGCAGGAACTCGCCGACGACGCGGAGTCCAAGATCTAG